Genomic window (Sporocytophaga myxococcoides):
AGCTTTGGTATAGGAGTGTTCTGTGTTTAGTTTCGAAAAAGGTTCATATTCATTCGCCTCTTCAGCCGCCAGGTCTTCTGGCCTTCCCATATGAATCGATATCTCCTCTATATGAGCATCTGTGATAGCAGCAGCTCCTTTACGAATTTTGTCATTCATCAGCTCTGCAATTCTGCTTTCTATATCGTTGATTATTTCATCTACTCCTTCTTCTTTGGAGAAATATTGACGAAGACTATCTATGTAAGCCTTAAGTTTTTCATAAGCCGAATCTTCAATCATTATCACTCTTCCACTGAGATTTATGTTGATGATCTTTTTCATATCTGACTTCTTTAGGTTAAATGCCTGTTTATAGCGGACATTATTGGTTTGATGATTGGTTTGGTTTATTCGTAAGAGTATTGACACCGTTTGACAATTCATTCCAGGTTTGCTCTAACTCTTTATAAAAATTTTCTCCCTTTTCAGTCAGAGAAAAGTACTTCCGAGGAGGTCCTGAAGTGCTTTCTACCCATCTGTAGGTTAGCATATCCGCATTTTTCAATCTGGTAAGCAAAGGATAAAGCGTCCCTTCCAGAATCTGCAAATTCGCAACTTTCATTTCTTCAACTATATCACTGGGATAGGCTTCCCCTCTTCGAATTATTGAAAGAATGCAGAATTCTAAAATCCCTTTCCGCATCTGACTCTGCGTATTTTCAATATTCATAAATATCCGTTTTGGTTTTTATGATAATTATTTAGACCCAAAGGTAAAACTTATCAAGTACTATACAATACATAGTACCTTATTTTTTAAAGTAATGTTTAATAAAAGGTATTTAAAAATTGCAACCAATTAAAAATCAAACATTTAATAACTCAAAAAAAATCAAATAATGAATTAGGTTTCAATTTTCATCAAATACCTCTTATATAAAGAAAAATTAGAAGAGTACGCAAATGACAACAAAATACTCTTAATACCCTGTCATTTTTAGATCTGCAAAATGTAATCAGCTCAATTACAATAAAATTTAAATTTTCTTTTCTATCAGGCTACGTTTAAAAAAATCCTCCTGTCCACTTTATTGAAGAAGGACGCATTTTGGCTTTAATAAATATTTAAAACCCGATAATTATAAACAGTTTAGTATGGAAAAAACCGCATTTCCATATGCTTCATTTGATGCATATAAAAGGATATTCATTTGCGTATTTATACTAATTCAGATCAAATCATTTGCTCAAAAAGATCTACCGGGTCCTTCACCTAATATTCAAACAGTACCTGCGGGAAGTTTTGTTATTCCCATGGATAATATTTATCAATCTATTGTACCAGCAGGACAAGCGCCATTTAACTTGAAGGCTTACGGATTAATAAATGCCTTTCTTCAGAATGGGATACCTGTTAAATGGGTTATAAAATCAGATAAACAGAGAGACGATATCGATTTCACTGGTTTTGCAGAAAGGATAACACCTGGTTTCTCAGCGGCAACCACCATTGATTTCAGAGGAGGACCATTTATAGTTCCTGATACCACTTTACCTTGTGGCGAAACCACAACTGAAATTATTAATGCGTTTGGAAATAATGTTGTTGTATACAAATTAATTAATAATGCTAGCGCAGATGTAAGATACACAATCACTCATCGACCAAAAATAGCAGTTTTTAACAATGGTGGTAACCAGCAAATACATACAAAAATATTAGACGCTGCAGGCATTGGCAATTACGACATTATGGATGCAGCACATATTGAAGAGCTGAAAAACTGCTATACCTTTGCTTCAGAACCACATGCAGATGATTCAGATGTTAGTCAGGCAATGATTGATGGTGTACGAGCTTTTGTCCTGAGTGGAGGTAACTTCCTTGCACAATGCCATGCAATAGAAGCTTACGAAAACAAAGGATTTTATCAAACGACATCCGGAGTTATTACAATCAATACAAAGGTTAATCATCACTACCCAAAC
Coding sequences:
- a CDS encoding PadR family transcriptional regulator — encoded protein: MNIENTQSQMRKGILEFCILSIIRRGEAYPSDIVEEMKVANLQILEGTLYPLLTRLKNADMLTYRWVESTSGPPRKYFSLTEKGENFYKELEQTWNELSNGVNTLTNKPNQSSNQ